A stretch of the Plasmodium berghei ANKA genome assembly, chromosome: 10 genome encodes the following:
- a CDS encoding fam-b protein, whose translation MRVSILKYVLFSIVICSFEYGKNELYFVNDRGICLERNVINFRNNRILAYADNEFDLYDFYQSTLNLANQVNDCNGDDEEIVQLRNLIDSHIKKHKENNTLLDFKNVDNKTKKIINEFRKELEEVKKEFDNKRNDELAIQSIENKKITKKDENNSVSEHENFRQLENCEHVLGTENNKIDLSSNNELENHRRADKAAKKILKRGLLLIGISMMGILSGTLSIPFLVIVTLISADIATKLKKIIKFKFK comes from the exons ATGAGAGTCagtattttaaaatatgttctTTTTTCAATTGTTATTTGTTCTTTTGAATATGGCAAAAAT gaACTATACTTTGTAAACGATAGAGGGATATGCCTTGAAAGGAATGTAATAAACTTTAGAAATAATAGGATATTAGCATATGCAGATAACGAATTTGATTTGTATGATTTTTATCAATCAACTTTGAATCTTGCAAATCAAGTTAATGACTGCAATGGCGATGACGAAGAAATAGTACAACTTCGAAATCTTATAGATTCACATATAAAGAAgcataaagaaaataacaCATTACTTGATTTCAAAAATGTAGATAAtaagacaaaaaaaataattaatgaGTTTCGAAAAGAATTAGAAGAAGTAAAAAAAGAGtttgataataaaagaaatgatGAATTAGCAATACAATCAATagagaataaaaaaataacaaaaaaagatgaaaataattctgTATCAGAGCATGAAAATTTTAGACAATTGGAAAATTGTGAACATGTCTTGGGGacagaaaataataagatCGATTTAAGTAGTAATAATGAATTAGAAAATCATCGAAGGGCAGATAAAGCGgccaaaaaaatattgaagaGAGGACTGTTGTTGATTGGAATTTCTATGATGGGAATATTGTCAGGGACGTTATCAATACCATTTTTGGTTATAGTTACACTAATTTCAGCTGACATAGCTACTAAACTGAAGAAAatcattaaatttaaatttaaataa
- a CDS encoding reticulocyte binding protein, putative has translation MKKYIYIISLAAFYIFSDIICGTQIKKNKNKHAPKSNNYNPYHNLKESDFNNSNFSNEKQYNNKNNFINNEKYIQPYLINNNSLQNKKDINNTKLTLYNEYNKTNNLGDFRNFNHEHEKTNNRLIEINKSFLQITYISQINKDTLNTVDTIYGVNDDESVLSFFYKPLYSSEYILKILDKLNIPQSSDKSKLNNDRNLVLDDVIQTNNSCNDKKQELINQIDNIHNPLYNFYNNPPMDDYKLYTTSKTNFVNCLKSEFEKIKEKPNNIISYEEDVYKKNCKNSSKLKNRPQNNSECFKNVMYFGSNYKRDWEVPKDNETIPFIDFLIKELKQNNNLKTLVTKLEFIKKQIEDIKNKHNKHIEICKKEEDSVKKCINTINNNNNNCDKYFNEIKKIAESYSIMRYNNTIIENLESIRITYKDSLIHFFKSLGNLLINKVDSDGNIIENDDIYNFSLVKPQSTFKSLEDEFHKVFENKWEFYKNNQNLDKSKDIMKNTISLILPLMDKFKGLNDSMLKLKNNGVTNKFNITYQIKNKLNVYTYDERKKGFEDSLELAKTWETKKTEILTKLNEENEQTVQLEKEIRDLFKKYLDEVAEKKYVEDLKLELNKKIKDISEKIEYVKKAVDLNKEIEKNKKYIDELSKKSPYQITKYIEKKNPIYNTIKSYFDQIYVGDIDQLYNEMSSVVQENIIDNIKDKTKLETLKPKIYHVYNKIQNMETETVKSHLKNIETNKNKLSETILEIKKYIYGDISKDLNKTLEDFKNKEQELSNKINDYAKENDQLNAYKSKILEIRNHYNSQINIDNTKEEEAKQNYDKSNEHMKTILTNEDEISKLINEVKSMKNELLSKVNKYIDFDKDYKENVDSEHNKFTELTDKIKVEVSDEKLKKYEKKFNDSKSLINETKKSIEEEYQNINTLKKVDGYIKLCERTKESITNFRSKQTTLKDKLNQNINTIKEIDSIEKSYKDKFKNTLINKINELDKTFKDASLNDHESNNNGLMEYFNNLKANLGKNKENMLYHEFDEKENAINNIIQKIEDINKNISNIEAAIYTSIYNISEEIEDEIGKNIELLNTQVLKKVNENVTNLNEIKGKLKHYNFRDLGEEENIKYTNEINKIKDDIKTVNQQIDNHINKLEDIKKKSESYVGEMKAQINTLEKVKGTAISNDNVEGIENKQKIIVTKIDKKKNIYKEINKLLNEISEIEKDKTSLEELKNINLSYGKSLGKLFLEQIDEEKKKAEHTIKTMEAYIDDLDNIKKKSEEIEKDMKIKMDINKEMEVLKISHDDEKNYHTKSKNHEKSISDIHDKSSKIIQEFSKESDINDIKNKLQENVSESQKHNSDINQYLSKIENIYNILKLNKIQKIIDKVKEYTDEIEKNNKKINDELNNSKTLIKNLEENSSLKECQSKIESTVDDKDIDGCIKNITDIKTYILNEENNINTYFKNAEEYNKIVLLNFNNIEMADTKSQYILNIKTNNGTNSHDYNINELKEHKHKSNGYKDEADKNTQTIKKNKELFEKYKQDVTVLLNKYSALALKNKFDKTKKDSEQIIKEIKETHKNCISQSDKSEQKMNEIKNEQIHIEDEVANNDKSNKAITDIKISVEPFETKFLKIKDIRKKSDGCLKETENIEKQISTLSIDSQETKLKENGDKLNTLEKLFESLKNQKKNIEDQKKELDEVNSKIEKIESDVNQHKKNYEIGIVEKINEIAKANKEQIESTKKLIEPTIKNLISSFNTNDLEGIDTNENLEKYNKEMNNIYEEYIKSYNLITDYLETVSKESITYNQIKNTRITAQSELLKNIENVNKAKSYLDYIKGNEFDRIVTYFKNKLNTVNDKFKNEYLKVNEGFDNISNSINNVKNSTDENSLLDILNQTKEIYANIVSKKYYSYKYEAENIFRNISKLANSLNIQIKNSSGIDLLENINIAILPYLDSQKEDTLTFIPSPQSISETYTKISDSYNILLDILKKSQELHKKEQQTLNLILENRRLYEKVQATNELKDTLSDLKNKKEQILNEVKLLLHKSNELNKLSCNSQNYDTILESSKYYQIKEKSNNYKQEKEKLGIDFDVTAMEEKFNNDIKDIEELENNYNSSEENNNNSLEKNNNILQSKKKLKELTNAFNTEIKKIEDKIIEKNDLINKLIEMRKECLLFTYTTLVETLKIKITDYSEFITSATKFSKEFLKYIDDTSNTLNDDIDALQIKYNLNQTNKYVKSMFADATNDNNNLIEKEKEATKTINNLTDLFTIDSNNIDADTLHNNKIQMLYFNSELHKSIESIKQLYKKMHVFKLLNIGHINEKYFDISKQFDNILQLQENQLTEKLNSLKKIGQSISDKKDQFLHALSETPIPNSNTLKEIYHDIVNYESHIDEIKNISNKENENIILYIDTITKLKEKVQSILNFVTTYENDNNIIKQHIQDNDEDNVSKIKETLKTTIQSFQEILNKIDETKAQFYGNNNINNIISTISKNVNDVKKHLSKDLTIENELIQIQKSLEDIKNSTYEIRSEQITKYINTINNYVEQQTKQIQNNPNKDEIDDIIQKVVNYNKESEIKLPTIIDNKNNVTSIISHINKVINLIKSKYNNNNNVSYNVAKKHEEDANIIIHDLDTSQNMVNNLIQKNSKIINDLKNRKQEMKNRNNLPTINRQQEITQTEHINHTYHHHINDTNNINKNHQYSSSDRKNSSKTKDTGNSVRYAGAITLGLVAYYLIIRTKEKKDKDEMEFDKSTSFYDENENKNESDLFKREDEIIEIDMNEDL, from the exons atgaaaaaatatatttatattattagttTGGCtgcattttatattttctccG ATATAATATGTGGAACCcaaattaagaaaaataaaaacaaacatGCCCCAAAGTCAAACAATTATAATCCATACcataatttaaaagaaagtgattttaataattcaaacttttcaaatgaaaaacaatataataataaaaataatttcattaataatgaaaaatatatacagccatatttaataaataataattcccttcaaaataaaaaagacaTAAACAATACAAAACTCacattatataatgaatataataagacAAATAATCTTGGTGATTTTAGAAATTTTAATCATGAAcatgaaaaaacaaataacaGGCTAATTGAAATTAATAAGtcttttttacaaataacCTATATAtctcaaataaataaagatacATTAAATACGGTCGATACTATATATGGTGTAAATGATGATGAAAGTGTATtgagttttttttataaaccTCTATATTCTTCTGAATatattctaaaaatattagataaattaaatataccTCAATCCAGTGATAAAAGTAAATTGAATAATGATCGTAATCTGGTTCTTGATGACGTCATACAAACAAACAACTCGTGCAATGACAAAAAACAGgaattaataaatcaaaTTGACAATATCCACAAtcctttatataatttttataataatccTCCAATGGATGactataaattatatacaacATCAAAAACAAACTTTGtaaattgtttaaaaagtgaatttgaaaaaataaaagaaaaaccaaataatattatttcatatgAAGAAGAcgtatataaaaagaacTGTAAAAATAGCAGCAAACTCAAGAATCGTCCTCAGAATAATTCTgaatgttttaaaaatgtgatGTATTTCGgttcaaattataaaagaGATTGGGAGGTTCCCAAAGATAACGAAACAATTCCATTTATAGATTTTctaataaaagaattaaaacaaaacaatAATCTAAAGACTCTTGTAACAAAACTagaatttataaaaaaacaaatcgaggatattaaaaataaacacaATAAACACATagaaatatgtaaaaaagaAGAGGATTCTGTGAAAAAATGTATCAACAccattaataataataataataattgtgataaatattttaatgaaattaaaaaaatagccGAGTCATATAGTATTATGcgttataataatacaattatagaaaatttaGAATCAATACGTATTACTTATAAGGATTCCTTAATAcacttttttaaatcactagggaatttattaataaacaaaGTAGATTCAGatggaaatataatagaaaacgatgatatttataattttagtTTGGTGAAACCCCAATCTACATTTAAATCACTAGAAGATGAATTCCATAAAGTATTTGAAAACAAATGggaattttataaaaataaccaAAATCTTGATAAATCCAAagatataatgaaaaatacaatatcattaattttaCCACTTATGGATAAATTTAAAGGTTTGAATGACTCTatgttaaaattaaaaaataatggagttacaaacaaatttaatattacttatcaaatcaaaaataaattaaatgtgTATACTTATGATGAAAGGAAGAAAGGGTTTGAAGATTCTCTCGAATTAGCAAAAACTTGGGAAACGAAAAAAACCGAAATATTAACGAAATTAAACGAAGAAAACGAACAAACTGTTCAATtggaaaaagaaattagagatttatttaaaaaatatttagatGAGGTGGCTGAAAAGAAATATGTAGAAGACTTAAAATTAgaattaaacaaaaaaataaaagacaTATCTGAGAAAATTGAATATGTTAAAAAAGCAGTTGACTTAAACaaagaaatagaaaaaaataagaaatacATTGATGAATTATCTAAGAAATCACCATATCAAATTAccaaatatatagaaaaaaaaaatccaatatataatacaatcAAATCATATTTCGATCAAATTTATGTAGGTGATATTGACCAACTTTATAATGAAATGTCCTCTGTAGTTCAAGAAAATATcattgataatataaaagacAAAACGAAACTTGAAACTTTAAAaccaaaaatatatcatgtgtataataaaatccAAAACATGGAAACTGAAACAGTTAAATCACATCTAAAGAATATAGAAactaacaaaaataaactatCAGAAACAATTTTggagataaaaaaatatatatatggagaTATTAGCAAAGATCTAAATAAAACGTTAGAAGactttaaaaataaagaacaAGAActatcaaataaaataaatgactACGCTAAGGAAAATGACCAAttaaatgcatataaatcTAAAATATTAGAAATCAGAAATCATTATAATAGTCAAATTAATATAGACAATACAAAAGAAGAAGAAGCCAAGCAAAACTATGATAAATCCAATGAACATATGAAAACAATATTAACTAACGAAGATGAAATATCAAAACTCATTAACGAGGTAAAAAGTATGAAAAACGAACTCTTAAGtaaagtaaataaatatattgatttTGACAAAgattataaagaaaatgtcGACTCAGAACACAATAAATTTACTGAATTAAcagataaaataaaagtagaAGTTTCggatgaaaaattaaaaaaatatgaaaaaaaatttaatgataGTAAATCTTTAATTaatgaaacaaaaaaatccATTGAAGAAGAATACCAAAACATTAATACCCTTAAAAAGGTAGATgggtatataaaattatgtgAAAGGACTAAAGAGTCAATAACAAATTTTCGTAGTAAACAAACTACattaaaagataaattaaatcaaaatattaatacaataaaagaaattgaTTCAATAGAAAAATCTTATAAAGATAAGTTTAAAAATACGTTGatcaataaaattaatgagTTAGATAAAACATTTAAAGATGCCTCTTTAAATGATCACGAATCAAATAACAATGGATTAATGGAATATTTCAATAATTTAAAGGCAAATttaggaaaaaataaagaaaacaTGTTATATCATGAGTttgatgaaaaagaaaacgccattaataatattatacaaaaaatcgaagacataaataaaaatatttcaaatatcGAAGCAGCAATTTATACATccatttataatattagtGAAGAAATAGAAGATGaaattggaaaaaatatagaattgCTAAATACTCAAGTACTTAAAAAGGTAAATGAAAACGTAACAAATTTGAATGAAATAAAgggaaaattaaaacattataattttcgaGATTTGGgtgaagaagaaaatataaaatatactaatgaaattaacaaaattaaagatGATATTAAGACTGTAAACCAACAAATCGATAAccacataaataaattagaggatataaaaaaaaaatcagaAAGCTATGTTGGTGAAATGAAGGcacaaataaatacattaGAAAAAGTAAAAGGCACCGCAATATCTAACGATAATGTAGAAggaatagaaaataaacaaaaaatcaTAGTAACCAAaatagacaaaaaaaaaaatatatataaggaaataaataaattgttaaatgaaatatcagaaatagaaaaagataaaacTTCGTtagaagaattaaaaaatataaatttatcatatGGAAAAAGTTTAGGCAAACTATTTTTGGAGCAAATTGAtgaagaaaagaaaaaggcTGAACATACGATAAAAACAATGGAAGCATATATAGATGATcttgataatataaaaaaaaaatcagaagaaatagaaaaggacatgaagataaaaatggaCATAAATAAGGAAATGGAAGTGCTTAAAATATCACATGATgacgaaaaaaattatcacaCTAAAAGTAAGAATCATGAAAAAAGTATTTCTGATATCCATGATAAATcttcaaaaattatacaagAGTTTTCTAAGGAATCagatataaatgatattaaaaacaagTTACAGGAAAATGTTTCAGAATCTCAAAAGCATAATAGTGATATTAATCAATATTTAAGCAAAATTGagaacatatataatattttaaaattaaataaaatccAAAAGATTATTGATAAAGTAAAAGAATATACTGATGAAATTgaaaagaataataaaaaaataaatgatgaattaaataattcaaaaacACTAATTAAAAACCTCGAAGAAAATTCAAGTTTAAAAGAATGCCAATCGAAAATAGAGTCAACCGTAGATGATAAAGATATTGATGGATGTATAAAGAATATTACAGATATAAaaacttatattttaaacgaagaaaataatatcaacacttattttaaaaatgccGAAgagtataataaaattgtattattaaactttaataatatagaaatgGCGGATACTAAATCGCAATACATATTAAAcattaaaacaaataatggCACAAATAGCCATGATTATAATATCAATGAATTGAAAGAACACAAACATAAGTCTAATGGATATAAAGATGAGGCtgataaaaatacacaaacaatcaaaaaaaataaggaattatttgaaaaatataaacaagaTGTAACCGtacttttaaataaatattctgCATTagcattaaaaaataaatttgataaaacaaaaaaagattCAGAACAAATCataaaggaaataaaagaaacacacaaaaattgtatatcGCAATCAGACAAATCtgaacaaaaaatgaatgaaataaaaaacgaaCAAATTCATATTGAAGATGAAGTCGCTAACAATGATAAATCTAATAAAGCAATAACagatattaaaatatcCGTAGAGCCATTCGAAACAAAattcttaaaaataaaggatataagaaaaaaatcaGATGGTTGTTTAAAAGAGACCGAAAATATAGAGAAACAAATATCAACTTTATCTATAGATAGTCAAGAAACAAAACTAAAAGAGAACGGggataaattaaataccCTTGAGAAACTTTTCGAATCTCTCAAaaaccaaaaaaaaaatattgaagaccaaaaaaaagaattagaTGAAGTTAATTccaaaattgaaaaaatagaaagCGATGTAAACcagcataaaaaaaattacgaGATTGGAAttgtagaaaaaataaatgagaTCGCCAAAGCAAATAAAGAACAAATTGAatcaacaaaaaaattaatagaaccaacaataaaaaatctaATATCATCTTTTAACACTAATGATTTAGAAGGTATTGACACTAATGAAAActtggaaaaatataataaagaaatgaataacatatatgaagaatatattaaatcatACAATCTAATAACAGATTATTTAGAAACGGTTTCAAAAGAATCCATAACATAtaatcaaattaaaaatacacGAATCACCGCACAAAGTGAActcttaaaaaatatagaaaatgtaaataaagcCAAATCCTATTTAGATTATATAAAAGGAAATGAATTTGATAGAATAGtcacatattttaaaaacaaattaaatacaGTGAATGATAAGTTTAAAAAcgaatatttaaaagttAACGAAGGgtttgataatatttcaaaCTCTATTAATAATGTTAAAAATTCAACTGATGAAAATTCATTATTAGATATACTAAACCaaacaaaagaaatatatgcaaatattgtcagtaaaaaatattatagttataaatatgaggcagaaaacatatttagaaatatttctaaattagcaaattctttaaatattcaaataaaaaacagcTCTGGGATAGATTTACTTGAAAACATTAATATAGCTATATTACCTTACTTGGATTCCCAAAAAGAAGATACGCTAACCTTTATTCCATCTCCCCAAAGCATATCAGAAacatatacaaaaataagcGATTCTTACAATATTCTTcttgatatattaaaaaaaagtcaAGAATTGCATAAAAAAGAACAACAAACATTAAATCTTATACTCGAAAACCGACgtttatatgaaaaagtCCAAGCAACCAATGAGTTAAAAGACACATTAagtgatttaaaaaataaaaaagaacaaatattaaatgaagTTAAACTACTTTTGCATAAATCTAACgaattaaacaaattatcaTGTAACTCTCAAAATTATGATACCATTTTAGAATCGTCAAAGTATTATCAAATCAAAGAAAAAAGcaataattataaacaggaaaaagaaaaacttGGGATAGATTTTGATGTAACAGCTATGgaagaaaaatttaataatgatattaaagatatagaagagttagaaaataattacaatTCTTCAgaggaaaataataacaattctttagagaaaaataataatattttacaatctaaaaaaaaactaaaagAACTAACTAACGCATTTAATactgaaataaaaaaaattgaggataaaataatagaaaaaaatgatttaattaataaattaatagaaATGAGAAAGGAATGCCTACTTTTTACATATACAACATTAGTTGAGACTCttaaaatcaaaataactGATTACTCAGAATTCATAACATCTGCAACGAAATTTTCAAaagaatttttaaaatacatTGATGATACTTCCAATACTTTAAATGATGACATAGACGCAttgcaaataaaatataatttaaatcaaacaaacaaatatgtaaaaagtATGTTTGCAGATGCAactaatgataataataatttaatagaAAAGGAAAAGGAAGCAACTAAGACAATCAACAATTTGACCGACCTATTTACAATagattcaaataatatcgATGCCGATACATTacacaataataaaatacaaatgcTTTATTTCAATTCTGAACTTCATAAATCAATTGAATCCATAAAACaactttataaaaaaatgcatgtctttaaattattaaatataggtcacattaatgaaaaatattttgatatatccaaacaatttgataatattttacagCTGCAGGAAAATCAATTAACAGAAAAGTTAAATAgtttaaagaaaattgGTCAAAGCATTTCTGATAAAAAAGATCAATTCCTTCATGCACTAAGTGAAACTCCAATTCCCAACTCCAATACACTTAAAGAGATATATCATGATATTGTTAATTATGAAAGTCATAtagatgaaataaaaaatattagtaATAAAGAAAACGAAAATATAATCTTATATATAGACACAATTACCAAATTAAAGGAAAAAGTCCAAAgcattttaaattttgttacaacttatgaaaatgataataatataatcaaACAACATATCCAAGACAATGATGAAGATAATGtatcaaaaattaaagaaactTTAAAAACCACAATTCAATCATTTCAGGAAAttctaaataaaatagatgAAACCAAAGCTCAATTTTATggtaataacaatataaataatattatatctaccatatcaaaaaatgtaaatgaTGTTAAAAAACATCTTTCTAAGGATTTAACTATAGAAAACGAACTCATCCAAATACAAAAGAGTTTAGaagatattaaaaattctaCTTATGAAATCAGAAGCGAACAAATAACCAAATATATCAATACTATAAACAATTATGTTGAGCAACAAACTAAACAAATCCAAAATAATCCAAATAAAGACGAAATAGACgatataatacaaaaagtcgtcaattataataaagaatcagaaataaaattaccCACCATtatagataataaaaataacgtTACATCAATAATTTCTCATATTAACAAagtaattaatttaataaaatcaaaatataataacaataataatgtatCATATAATGTTGCCAAAAAACATGAAGAAGATGCCAATATCATAATTCATGATTTAGATACGAGTCAAAACATggttaataatttaatacagaaaaattcaaaaattataaacgatttaaaaaatagaaaacaGGAGATGAAAAATCGTAATAATTTACCTACTATTAATAGGCAACAAGAAATAACGCAAACAGAACATATTAACCATACATATCATCATCATATTAATGATACaaacaatataaacaaaaatcaCCAATACTCAAGCTCAGATAGAAAAAACTCTTCCAAAACAAAAGATACAGGAAATTCGGTTAGATATGCCGGAGCAATTACACTAGGTTTAGTAGCATactatttaattataagaacaaaagaaaaaaaggatAAAGATGAAATGGAATTCGATAAATCTACAAGTTtttatgatgaaaatgaaaataaaaatgaaagtgACCTTTTTAAAAGAGAAGATGAAATTATAGAAATAGATATGAATGAAGATTTAtga
- a CDS encoding BIR protein has protein sequence MSFRVCYIISEIDNFANDPKNQGGHNSIGYFKYYCPDNNCDTDVKKVISTFIALVTLFNGINHNEKLESDKIAEYAILWLSYKLNQKTQNGNTKLYDFYTEHINTNSKYNEHITNDFNINKSVIENKIKLMNMNIKDISKFYDAFKKLCEMYTEFDDDNKNCTNCSGKAKEFVEKYKDLNKDYNNTNSSSYNKMLSTLSTDYNNLKNKCKNVQNSKFPLLPEIKTTQISVKSSEQTSAQTSEVASSRSSIGNNLFTVLSVFGAIALFLGIGYKHSLFGFRRKVQKNLRKKLKSLRRKWIISI, from the exons atgTCTTTTAGAGTg TGTTATATAATTAGTGAGATTGATAATTTTGCTAATGATCCGAAAAACCAGGGAGGACATAATTCTATTGGTTATTTTAAGTATTATTGCCCTGATAATAACTGTGATACTGATGTCAAAAAAGTTATTTCTACTTTTATAGCATTAGTAACTTTATTTAATGGTATTAAtcataatgaaaaattagaGAGTGATAAAATTGCTGAATATGCTATTTTATGGTTAAGTTATAAACTAAATCAAAAAACACAAAATGGAAACACCAAATTATACGATTTTTATACTGAACATATAAACACAAatagtaaatataatgagCATATAACTAatgattttaatattaataagagtgttatagaaaataaaataaaattgatgaatatgaatattaaagatatatctaaattttatgatgcatttaaaaaattatgtgaAATGTATACTGAATTTGATGACgacaataaaaattgcaCAAACTGTTCGGGAAAAGCTAAAGAATTtgttgaaaaatataaagaccTTAACAAAGATTATAATAACACTAATAGCAGTTcctataataaaatgttgTCTACTTTATCAActgattataataatttaaaaaataaatgtaaaaatgtTCAAAATAGCAAGTTTCCACTCCTTCCAGAGATAAAAACAACACAAATTTCTGTAAAAAGTTCTGAACAAACTTCTGCACAAACATCTGAAGTTGCATCATCAAGGTCGTCGATAGGAAACAACTTATTTACAGTTTTATCGGTATTTGGTGCAATAGCATTATTTTTAGGAATTGGATATaag cATTCGTTATTTGGATTTCGGAGAAAagttcaaaaaaatttaagaaaaaagCTAAAATCATTAAGAAGAAAATGGATAATTAGTATATGA
- a CDS encoding fam-a protein, translating to MSKGYIKIIFSLLISSVYMSNKTFAAEANSDIEALRKFARPPNIRSIFPNDYSEGAIEEQSFNSCVYPQEIEIAEKVMNEAERLLQYHAESTDDYKLYHKFSKDSIAYYKKHGNTLIFKFNHKIKYPDKYNYIISILWNSNAKYVGGQIVKEKVARAYSPNLMMIQQRYKNDAISFHGYYYALAKKVQVSDDTTIIVYASSDVNDYNSVNKKKYTNTILESANSFKPKIYSEKDIRNGELTRMFVNLSGFIIQKKGIALILPISTLLILIPLFLKIY from the exons ATGAGTAAaggatatattaaaatcattttttctcttttaatttcatcCGTATATATGAGCAATAAAACTTTTGCAGCTGAGGCTAATTCAGATATTGAAGCTTTACGAAAATTTGCTCGACCACCTAACAT AAGATCGATTTTTCCCAATGATTATTCAGAAGGAGCGATTGAAGAACAATCCTTTAACTCATGTGTATACCCTCAAGAAATTGAAATAGCAGAAAAGGTTATGAATGAAGCTGAACGGTTATTACAATACCATGCTGAAAGTACGGATGATTACAAATTATATCATAAATTCAGTAAGGATTCAATTGCATATTATAAGAAACATGGAAatacattaatttttaaatttaatcaTAAAATCAAATACCCAGACAAG tataattatataataagcATTTTATGGAATTCAAATGCCAAATATGTTGGTGGTCAAATTGTTAAAG aaaaagtTGCACGTGCATACTCTCCAAATTTAATGATGATCCAACAGCGTTACAAAAATGATGCTATATCGTTCCATGGATATTACTATGCTTTAGCAAAAAAAGTTCAA GTATCAGACGACACAACTATAATTGTCTATGCATCATCTGATGTAAATGACTATAACAGTgtcaataaaaaaaaatatacaaacaCTATTTTAGAAAGTGCAAACTCATTCAAACCAAAAATTTATTCAGAAAAGGATATTAGAAATGGAGAATTGACAAGAATGTTTGTTAACTTATCTGGATttataattcaaaaaaaaggaattgCGTTGATATTACCTATCTCAACTCT attaatattaataccCCTATTTTTGAagatttattaa